A portion of the Vicingus serpentipes genome contains these proteins:
- a CDS encoding SPOR domain-containing protein, whose amino-acid sequence MIKHQLIYILFCIFSTFFQSLNAQKIELNAYENKAKAFAILAAQYNTDAYNYSRKNYFLSSKKEILSNCDSGLVSIEIAQKFTDSSLFYAGDTCYHAKKLLQIVRAYQTESKNAFLNVANGSNFQSFNRFSEIAMYNMGNAISDAYMASLLIKTKTITSQLKDDKRSFTRLESDENSYVTIKQLYTNRLIEIRDEIKLLEVESKNSSGKDLLEINNAINLLNEEEKQYVNKVNNSEYKLINVKNELSAEMMQIVNGDVFVTDKKGFYNENVPIPTNVEIPMGLVYRIQIGFFANQLTPEHFDGIFPISSQKIDNVYYRYEAGNFPTYEEAQQSKKIIINKGYSDSFLIAYYNRKKISISEALQKQQQSN is encoded by the coding sequence ATGATTAAACATCAGTTAATTTATATTCTTTTTTGCATCTTTTCTACATTTTTTCAGTCATTAAATGCTCAAAAAATTGAATTAAACGCTTATGAAAATAAAGCTAAAGCTTTTGCCATATTAGCTGCACAATACAATACTGATGCTTATAACTATTCTAGAAAGAACTATTTTTTAAGTTCTAAAAAAGAAATATTAAGTAATTGCGATAGTGGATTAGTTTCTATAGAAATAGCTCAAAAATTTACAGATAGTTCTTTGTTTTACGCAGGAGATACTTGTTATCATGCTAAGAAATTATTGCAGATAGTAAGAGCATATCAAACAGAATCTAAAAATGCTTTTTTAAATGTTGCTAATGGCTCTAATTTCCAATCTTTTAATCGCTTTTCTGAAATTGCTATGTACAATATGGGGAACGCTATTTCTGATGCTTATATGGCCTCTTTACTTATTAAAACGAAGACGATTACTTCACAATTAAAAGATGATAAAAGGAGTTTCACCCGTTTAGAATCGGATGAGAATTCTTATGTTACAATTAAACAACTTTATACAAATAGATTGATTGAAATAAGAGATGAAATTAAATTACTTGAAGTTGAAAGTAAAAATAGTAGCGGAAAAGATTTACTTGAGATTAATAATGCAATTAACCTTTTAAATGAAGAAGAAAAACAATATGTAAATAAGGTTAATAATTCTGAATACAAATTAATTAATGTGAAGAATGAATTGAGTGCTGAAATGATGCAAATAGTTAATGGAGATGTCTTTGTTACAGATAAAAAAGGATTTTATAATGAAAATGTTCCAATACCAACTAATGTTGAAATACCAATGGGACTAGTTTATCGAATTCAAATAGGCTTTTTTGCTAACCAGCTTACTCCTGAACATTTTGATGGTATTTTTCCAATTTCTTCTCAAAAAATAGATAATGTTTATTACCGATATGAAGCTGGAAATTTCCCTACATATGAAGAAGCTCAACAGTCAAAAAAGATTATTATTAATAAAGGATACTCAGATTCTTTTTTGATAGCTTATTATAATCGAAAAAAAATATCAATTAGCGAAGCATTACAGAAACAACAACAATCTAATTAA